DNA from Biomphalaria glabrata chromosome 14, xgBioGlab47.1, whole genome shotgun sequence:
aaatgcagtattttgaaaaaacaaattgttgtttaaaaaaaaattatatctgtaaaaaaattaGACTGATTGACACATGCATTTAAACTATTTCAGTTTGtccaaaagaaaatataaaatagttatttgaCTTTCATCCTTTCAGATCCTCATCATTTCACCAATGACCAGTCCAAAGTCCAGTCAGATGAGGTTAAAGGTcaactaattggtaatttttgagtttcatttttagtgtataaacTGTAGAGATCAATACATGAGTTAGActtgatctatttatagatatctCTTGATAGACTCAATACTGTACATTGTGTTGTAAACATTGGATCAAGTTTATTTCCTTGTTCTCCAGGtgatcatgaatttcaaaagtcAGAAGGTGGAGAAGCTGATCTACACAAACATCGACGTGACTGTAAGAAGAATCCAGGTCACAGCCAGTTTATACCTGTTGATACATTCGCCTTGAAAGATTTACCTGACGATCTTCAAGACGATGATTTGTATGAACTCATCAAAGTTACAGCTGACCTCACTGTTCAAATTAATGTTAGAAAGATAAGTCCACACAGACCTGAGCATTGGCCTAAGACATCTCAACCATatccatattttaaaatgtcagaaaaaaaaaataatttatatacaggAAGTGGAAGAGTGTGGATTATAAACAAGTATCAAGATGGAGACGTACACTTTGGACGTACTGGCTACCCaaagtgttggtgtagaaaaTGTGAAAAATCAAACTCATCCAGCAAAGTGTGGTGGGAGTTTGGAGTGAACACAGCCACACATGTGGTTTTTGATAACATTGAGGCCGAATACACAACCTTGAGATTGTTTTATGATAGAGATGGAAGTCCAGAGGTCATTGTTGATAAGCTCTGTGTTACTGATACCATAATTGAGGATGACAGGTGTGAGTTGAGATGTGTGACATGTGATGATAATTTAGGAAATAAACTGATGAAAACATGCATAGATTTTGAAAAAATCAATATGAAAGTCTATCACAAATACtcttactctagatctaaaaaaaagttgacttttATAGTGTCACATCCTCATGGATGTTCTAAACAAATCAGTGTTGGTCAATGGAAGGACAAAATAGAGGTGGATATTAATAAATCTCAGTTTACTTATACAACTTGTACATGTCCAGGAAGTAGTGGAGCACATGTCTACTGTCTAGGGTATAACTGGACTTTTACTAATCTTATCCACACTGGATGTTTTTTGAAGTCTGGGTTAAATTGCAGTGGAGTTAGTCATGTCTATTAAGTTGTTTCCATTGTGAGTTGTCCAGCTCCACCATGAAGATGTTTTGAGAACCTTTGACATTCTAAACATCAAAATCAAATGTCTCTTTAGTCTTgagataaatacatttatactttgtaatagatattgatttatttatttactacaaacattttgttttggactta
Protein-coding regions in this window:
- the LOC129922821 gene encoding uncharacterized protein LOC129922821 isoform X2, with product MSCKRKTPFDRKVCKIFKPEKNCTFISFAKELIDQTVFPYYPPDLADFISLGDENQDTDPHHFTNDQSKVQSDEVKGQLIGDHEFQKSEGGEADLHKHRRDCKKNPGHSQFIPVDTFALKDLPDDLQDDDLYELIKVTADLTVQINVRKISPHRPEHWPKTSQPYPYFKMSEKKNNLYTGSGRVWIINKYQDGDVHFGRTGYPKCWCRKCEKSNSSSKVWWEFGVNTATHVVFDNIEAEYTTLRLFYDRDGSPEVIVDKLCVTDTIIEDDRCELRCVTCDDNLGNKLMKTCIDFEKINMKVYHKYSYSRSKKKLTFIVSHPHGCSKQISVGQWKDKIEVDINKSQFTYTTCTCPGSSGAHVYCLGYNWTFTNLIHTGCFLKSGLNCSGVSHVY
- the LOC129922821 gene encoding uncharacterized protein LOC129922821 isoform X1 — protein: MSCKRKTPFDRKVCKIFKPEKNCTFISFAKELIDQTVFPYYPPDLADFISLGDENQDTDSHHFTNDQSKVQSDDVEDPLIDDHKTQESEGGKADLHKYLVGCEKNPDPHHFTNDQSKVQSDEVKGQLIGDHEFQKSEGGEADLHKHRRDCKKNPGHSQFIPVDTFALKDLPDDLQDDDLYELIKVTADLTVQINVRKISPHRPEHWPKTSQPYPYFKMSEKKNNLYTGSGRVWIINKYQDGDVHFGRTGYPKCWCRKCEKSNSSSKVWWEFGVNTATHVVFDNIEAEYTTLRLFYDRDGSPEVIVDKLCVTDTIIEDDRCELRCVTCDDNLGNKLMKTCIDFEKINMKVYHKYSYSRSKKKLTFIVSHPHGCSKQISVGQWKDKIEVDINKSQFTYTTCTCPGSSGAHVYCLGYNWTFTNLIHTGCFLKSGLNCSGVSHVY